A window of Helicobacter macacae MIT 99-5501 genomic DNA:
TTAATTAAAGAAAATAAAATTTGGCTTGGTATGGGATTTAGAGGTGGTGCAGGACATTTCATCAATGTGCATTATGAGGATTATGCAACAGCTGGAAATCATATAGAGGGAATGATACGAGTTTCTGGAGTAATTTGGCTTACAAATTTAGATATTAAAAAACGGCACGAGATTTTAGAGACTATCCACTCTTATGCTAAAACACCTGAAAAATATCCCAAATACGATAATTATGACGCGATAAATGTGGATAAAACAAATGAGATTCCTATGGATTATGAGGGCGTTATGGGAGTTCCGATAACATTTATGGATAAATATAACCCTGAACAGTTTGAGATTTTAGGAATTATGAATACAGGTGAAGTTAACGATGGTATTAGATACAAAAATACGCCACACGGACGCCCGATAATAAGGGGCATTGAAAAGTATTTAAGAATTCTTATTAAAAAACGAAAGGATAAATAATGAAAATAGAATTACAAAAAATAAAAATTAAAGAGTTAGTGGAAGGTTATGAGCGCGATGAGGAAAGTGGCGAAGTAGTGGGATATGGTGGCAGACTAAATATCCGCCCAGCCTATCAAAGAGAATTTGTCTATAAAGCTAAACAACGCGATGAAGTGATTCGCACAATTTTTAAGGGATTTCCGCTTAATTCTATTTATTGGGTAAAAAACGGCGAGGATTCTTATGAAGTGCTTGACGGACAGCAGCGCACGATAAGCATTTGTGATTATCACAATGGCGATTTTAGCGTAGATGAGCAGTATTTTCATAATTTAGCGCAGGATAAAAAAGAGCAGTTTTTAAGTTATGAACTTATGGTGTATGTGTGCGAGGGCGAGGAAAGCGAGAAGTTAGAGTGGTTTAGAGTGATAAATATCGCAGGTGAAAAGCTCACCGAGCAAGAGCTACGAAACGCCATATATGTAAGCGCGTGGCTAAGTGATGCAAAAAGGAGATTTAGTAAGCGCAAATCACTTGCGGAGCAAAAAGGTGGAAGGTATTTGAAGTGTGAGAGTTTGAGGCAGGAGTATTTGGAGAAAGCGATTGCTTGGAGAGTAAATAAAAGAGATGATAAGGCGATTTGTGAGTATATGGGCAAAAATGCCAAAGATTCTAAAAATGCTGATGAGCTGTGGGGATATTTTTGTGCGGTGATTGATTGGGTGGAGATGAAATTCCCAAAATATCGCAATGAAATGAAAGGCTTAGAGTGGGGGATTTTTTACAATAAATACAAAGATAAGCCACTAGATGCCACAGAGCTTGAAGCTAAAATCGCAGAACTAATGCAAGATAGCGAAGTGGGGGACAAAAAGGGAATCTATGAATATGTGCTAAGCGGAGATGAAAAGCATTTGAGTTTGAGGGCGTTTGATGAAAATACAAGGCGCGAAGTGTATGAAAAGCAAGGGGGAATTTGTGCGAATAAAAAATGTCCTAACGCTGGACAAAAATTTGAAATAGGAGAAATGGAAGCCGACCATATAAAGGCTTGGAGTAAGGGTGGGAAAACGACTATTGAAAATTGTCAAATGCTCTGCCGCGAATGCAATCGCACAAAAGGCGCGAAGTAGTATATCAAGGAGTTTTTATAAAATAGTGGCGTAAAGTCAAGCGTGAGCGCGTGAAGTGGGGGATTTCACAGCTCGCACTCGCGCAGATTTTGGGACATAAGTCGCCAAATTATATCGCCAAGATTGAGACGCGCAAACACGGCGTGTGCTACAATCTGCACCACCTTTTCATCATCGCCACCGAGTTTGATATGGACTTGCGCGACTTGCTGCCAAATACAAAGGAAGCAAAATAACAAAACTTAATCGCCTATTTAGTGGCAAATCAAAATCGTAAAATTTGGTTTTTATGATTCGTGCTTAAAATGATAGATTTTGCTACCCATTTCATTTTATTTTTTGACAATCATCTAGCATTTTTGCCACAAAAACATAGATAAAATCCGCATTTATGTATTACAATACGAGTTTTGCTTAGCTAAAAAGCTAGCTAGATTTTGACTTGTGCAATTTTTGGGCGTAAAATAAGCCATCAATGAATATTGCAAAACGATAAGAATATCTAATGAGGTAGCAAGAGGTGAAAAAAGAATCAATAAAAATTTTTAAGTATTTTTGCGTTTTTGCGCTAGTGGTAGAATCTTGCACACTAGAATCAAGCACGCTAAAATCAGGCGTGCCACAATCAGGCGCGACACAATCAAGCATACTGCAACCAAATAGAGACTCTTGGCAAAATCTTTTGCGAAGCACTCCAAAGCCAACTTCCCAAGCAAATCCACAAAGCATTTTGCAACCAAATCCGCAAACCAACCCACAAACTATTTTAAATCCACAAACCACCCTAAGCCCCACTTCACAATCGATTTTGCAAGACACTACGGCACAAACTGACAAACCCAAAAACACATTTTTGCACAAAACAAAAGCACGCTTTTTCTCTCCCGCACTTACAAAGAGCGTGCCCAAAAAGCGCAGAATTCTTACAAATACTATATGCAGATTTTTGAGCACGAGGGGACTTATTTTTTGTTTTATCACAGCTTCACGCCTGTGTGGGGGATAAACGATAGAAACGAGCTAAAATTCCAGCTAAGCGCGAAAATCCCTATTTGGCGTGGGGCTTTTTGGAGTAAGGGGAGTTTGTTTTTTGGCTACACGCAGACTATGTGGTTTCAGCAGTTTAATTTCCGCTACTCTAGCCCCGTGCGAGATACAGACTACAAGCCAAGTATTTTTTACTCATATCCTGTGGGGGTGGAGATTTTGGGAGGGAGACTAGAAGAAGTGCGATTTGGATTTTTGCATTATAGCAATGGCATAGGCGGGGAAGAGTGCAAGAGAGAATCCTTTGAAGACCCTACGCCTAGCGATTGTCGCTCGCGAAGTGCTGCAAATCGACTAATGCTAGAGGCGATATGGGAGAGGGATTTTGGCAATGTCAAAAAGCAGCACAATTTGGGTGTGCATATCAGTGCTTGGCCCTATATCCAGCAGCGCAAGGACAATATAGACTTGCCAGAGTATATGGGCTATGCAAATATCAAGCTCTACTACAGGCACTCACGGCATTTAGCTGAAGTGCATTTTACGCCATTGCTTGCAGACTATGCTCGCTATCACGCAAGTGTGCGACTAGGATATGCTTTTGGGCTAAATGATTTTACTTCGCTTTATGTGCAGTATTTTTATGGCTATGGAGACAATCTATATGAGTATAATCACATCTCTCATAGGCTAGGCATAGGACTTCGCGTAAGGAGTTTTTAGATTTTGCACAAAAGCAAAAATCTAGAAAATATAAAATCGTGTAACCAAAATCTAAAACGCAATCCCTAGATTTACAAGAAATATGCTAGATTTTGTTTTGTGTGTGGAGCTATTTAGATTTAGCTCCAAGTTTTTGCTCCAATAGTTATTTCGCCTATTATTGCTTTTTATCTCCCCACCATTGTAAGTATAGGTTGCTTGCAGATACTCTACACTGATAACCCATACTTTGAAGCGATAGGCTATGCCTCCACCTATTCCTAGCGCACTTCTAATAGGCACAGCAATATCTTGTGTCCCCTCGCTAAAAAGCCTATACCCATAGTCTATAAGCCCATATACTCTCAATCCACCTAGCTTGATTCCCGCTTGTGAGCCACCATTTATCGCTGTCATACTCAATGTTTTTGAGCGAGTGGAGCTAACGCCACTAAAGTTAGAAATATCAAAAATATCCGTAGAGCTTATGCCAATGTAGGGCGCAATATATGGGGTAAATTTTTTGTGTAGCAGTCGCATTTCAGAGCCAAATCTAAGTGTAAATACAAAATTTGCGCCACTAGATTGGATTTCATCATATCCTTTGATATTTTCTAGCTTTATGGCATCTGCTGCACCAAAACCCGCAGTTAGAAATAGGCTAAATCTAGGCGATAGGGAACTTAGAGCAGTTTCATCATTTGGTGTGTGGCGCGACTTAGATTTTGTAGCGTGTGCATAAGTGTCATAGTCGTTTTCTTGTGCTACTTGTGTTGTAGTGCGTCTAGCGTTTGCTATTTGCTCGCAAACTAC
This region includes:
- a CDS encoding adenine-specific methyltransferase EcoRI family protein, producing MSNYSLSLSLSRSPTQDSKLLETFEANKHLLESKTTPLNSDKAQSKTSQNLFEIYEDKDLGNAGDFRSSDCIELLKQSDIVVTNPPFSLFREYVAQLVEYDKKFVIIGHQNSITYKEIFKLIKENKIWLGMGFRGGAGHFINVHYEDYATAGNHIEGMIRVSGVIWLTNLDIKKRHEILETIHSYAKTPEKYPKYDNYDAINVDKTNEIPMDYEGVMGVPITFMDKYNPEQFEILGIMNTGEVNDGIRYKNTPHGRPIIRGIEKYLRILIKKRKDK
- a CDS encoding HNH endonuclease family protein, producing MKIELQKIKIKELVEGYERDEESGEVVGYGGRLNIRPAYQREFVYKAKQRDEVIRTIFKGFPLNSIYWVKNGEDSYEVLDGQQRTISICDYHNGDFSVDEQYFHNLAQDKKEQFLSYELMVYVCEGEESEKLEWFRVINIAGEKLTEQELRNAIYVSAWLSDAKRRFSKRKSLAEQKGGRYLKCESLRQEYLEKAIAWRVNKRDDKAICEYMGKNAKDSKNADELWGYFCAVIDWVEMKFPKYRNEMKGLEWGIFYNKYKDKPLDATELEAKIAELMQDSEVGDKKGIYEYVLSGDEKHLSLRAFDENTRREVYEKQGGICANKKCPNAGQKFEIGEMEADHIKAWSKGGKTTIENCQMLCRECNRTKGAK
- a CDS encoding phospholipase A, translating into MFYHSFTPVWGINDRNELKFQLSAKIPIWRGAFWSKGSLFFGYTQTMWFQQFNFRYSSPVRDTDYKPSIFYSYPVGVEILGGRLEEVRFGFLHYSNGIGGEECKRESFEDPTPSDCRSRSAANRLMLEAIWERDFGNVKKQHNLGVHISAWPYIQQRKDNIDLPEYMGYANIKLYYRHSRHLAEVHFTPLLADYARYHASVRLGYAFGLNDFTSLYVQYFYGYGDNLYEYNHISHRLGIGLRVRSF